From the genome of Chania multitudinisentens RB-25, one region includes:
- a CDS encoding NupC/NupG family nucleoside CNT transporter: MSQILHFILALLVIISLALWVSHDRKKIRPRYIIQLLVVEVALAYFLLHSESGLGAIKHVAGFFETLLTFAAQGTDFVFGGMSKEGLSFIFLGVLCPIIFISALIGILQHFRILPLIIRAVGTLLSKVNGMGKLESFNTVSTLVLGQSENFIAYKGIIADISPRRMYTMAATAMSTVSLSIVGAYMTMIDAQYVVAALILNMFSTFIILSIINPYQVEDEPELKLNKLHEDQSFFEMLGEYILAGFKIAMIIAAMLIGFIALIAAVNAIFAAIFGISFQQILGYVFYPLAWLLGIPAHDALQAGSIMATKLVANEFVAMIELKKIAAEMSPRTLGILSVFLVSFANFASIGIVAGAIKGLNEQQGNVVSRFGLKLVYGSTLVSLLSAAVAGLVL; this comes from the coding sequence ATGTCACAAATTTTGCACTTTATTTTGGCACTGCTTGTTATCATCTCCCTCGCGTTATGGGTCAGCCATGACCGGAAAAAAATCCGCCCGCGCTATATTATTCAGCTTCTGGTCGTTGAGGTGGCGCTAGCCTACTTCTTGCTGCACTCGGAAAGCGGGTTGGGTGCGATCAAACATGTGGCCGGATTCTTTGAAACTTTGCTGACCTTTGCTGCACAGGGCACCGATTTTGTTTTCGGTGGCATGAGCAAAGAGGGGTTATCGTTTATTTTCCTTGGCGTTTTATGCCCCATTATTTTTATCTCCGCATTGATCGGTATTTTGCAGCATTTTCGTATATTGCCGCTGATTATCCGCGCGGTGGGTACACTGCTCTCCAAAGTGAATGGCATGGGCAAGCTGGAATCCTTCAACACCGTCAGCACCTTGGTACTTGGGCAATCTGAAAATTTTATTGCTTATAAAGGCATTATTGCGGATATCTCTCCGCGCCGAATGTACACCATGGCAGCCACTGCAATGTCGACGGTATCATTGTCAATCGTAGGGGCTTATATGACGATGATCGATGCTCAATATGTAGTGGCTGCGTTAATCCTCAACATGTTCAGCACATTTATCATTCTCTCCATTATCAATCCCTATCAGGTTGAAGATGAACCAGAACTGAAGCTGAACAAGCTGCATGAAGACCAAAGCTTCTTTGAAATGCTGGGGGAATATATTCTGGCAGGCTTCAAAATAGCGATGATTATTGCCGCCATGCTGATCGGGTTTATTGCGCTAATCGCGGCGGTGAACGCCATTTTTGCAGCTATTTTCGGCATCAGCTTCCAACAAATTCTAGGTTATGTATTCTACCCGCTGGCCTGGTTGCTCGGCATCCCTGCTCACGATGCATTACAAGCGGGCAGTATTATGGCCACCAAACTGGTTGCGAATGAATTTGTGGCGATGATCGAACTGAAAAAAATCGCTGCGGAAATGTCCCCGCGCACATTGGGTATTCTCTCAGTCTTCCTGGTGTCCTTCGCCAACTTTGCCTCTATCGGCATTGTCGCCGGTGCCATCAAAGGCCTGAACGAACAACAAGGCAATGTCGTTTCACGTTTCGGCCTGAAACTGGTTTACGGTTCAACACTGGTCAGCCTGCTTTCAGCGGCAGTTGCCGGGTTGGTTCTCTAA
- a CDS encoding DUF3574 domain-containing protein, translated as MRNASMLAAAAAILLLSGCVAPIQQATSQKSVLCGVGEPMVQTTLYFGLNRPVGPVITAVEWQSFVDQQVTPRFKEGLSVFDAKGQWLGNDGKLARENSKALMLIHTPGAESEQNIEALRTHYKQQFVQDSVMRVDTPVCVAF; from the coding sequence ATGAGAAACGCTTCAATGCTGGCAGCGGCTGCTGCGATCTTATTGTTGAGCGGCTGTGTTGCACCAATCCAGCAGGCCACGTCACAGAAATCGGTGCTTTGCGGTGTGGGGGAGCCGATGGTACAAACCACGCTTTACTTCGGGTTAAACCGCCCCGTAGGGCCAGTAATCACCGCTGTGGAATGGCAATCTTTTGTCGATCAACAGGTGACTCCGCGCTTTAAGGAAGGGCTATCGGTATTTGATGCGAAAGGGCAATGGCTGGGAAATGACGGTAAATTAGCGCGGGAAAACAGCAAAGCGCTAATGTTGATTCATACACCAGGTGCGGAAAGTGAGCAGAATATTGAAGCGTTGCGTACTCATTACAAACAGCAGTTTGTACAGGATTCTGTGATGCGTGTTGATACGCCGGTGTGTGTGGCATTTTGA
- the ligB gene encoding NAD-dependent DNA ligase LigB, which yields MLGYRDRIRNVLIAAGLLCGTNTIWAQTCPDWRQERLQLEITALNSQLMHWDDAYYRQGRSLVDDEIYDSLLQQLQFWQSCAGQEPLADAGQILPAGKIQHPVAQTGLRKLPDRAAVEQWMQGHRDLWVQPKVDGVAVTLVYQQGKLIGAISRGNGQKGENWLEKVKAIPTVPQHLQRAPARLVLQGELFLKVNNHRQQALGGINARAKVAGMLMRKQLSPELNQLGLFIWAWPDGPPNMAERLQQLTAMGFTLSQQYSKPVKTLAEVEQWRTSWHRGPLPFVTDGIVIHQGGVPEGRYWQAKPSDWAVAWKYPPAQQVARVTDVEFAVGRTGKIAVVLLLEPVQIDDKWVRRVNVGSLPLWQKWDIAPGDHVAIGLMGQGIPHLNRVVWRAVKRERPIAPRPENYHPLSCFTPQPGCRQQFLARLVWLSGTHGLDIDGLNEAGWQSLIAQGLVDDLLDWLLLTPEQLNGVPGMGNKRAQALYQQFHQARQQPFGRWLIALGVPLSPIQMAEIQVKNWQQMQQITLKRWQEVAGIGAKRAKQIQSFLQSSAMHELVNTLVEQEINGFGSLPNHSMMVGYTENTENE from the coding sequence ATGTTGGGATACCGTGATCGCATCCGGAATGTGCTGATCGCCGCAGGGCTTCTGTGCGGCACAAACACCATCTGGGCGCAAACTTGCCCAGATTGGCGGCAGGAAAGATTGCAGTTGGAGATAACGGCATTAAATAGCCAACTGATGCATTGGGATGATGCTTATTATCGCCAAGGCCGCAGCTTAGTTGATGATGAGATATACGACAGTTTGCTACAACAACTGCAATTTTGGCAAAGCTGCGCAGGCCAGGAACCATTAGCGGACGCCGGGCAAATTTTACCGGCAGGCAAAATTCAGCATCCTGTGGCCCAGACCGGCCTGCGTAAACTGCCGGATCGTGCTGCTGTGGAGCAGTGGATGCAAGGGCACCGTGATTTGTGGGTTCAGCCCAAGGTTGATGGTGTGGCCGTCACGCTGGTTTATCAGCAGGGGAAACTGATCGGTGCGATTAGCCGGGGGAATGGGCAGAAAGGGGAAAACTGGTTGGAAAAGGTCAAAGCCATTCCTACGGTTCCCCAACATTTGCAGAGGGCGCCTGCGCGTTTGGTGTTACAAGGAGAACTGTTCCTGAAGGTGAACAATCATCGTCAACAGGCTCTTGGGGGGATCAACGCACGGGCAAAAGTTGCCGGCATGTTGATGCGTAAACAGCTTTCCCCAGAACTGAACCAGCTTGGTTTGTTCATCTGGGCATGGCCCGATGGCCCACCAAACATGGCTGAACGTTTGCAACAGCTTACCGCGATGGGGTTTACCCTTTCCCAGCAGTACTCCAAACCGGTCAAGACGCTGGCTGAGGTAGAGCAGTGGCGTACATCCTGGCATCGTGGCCCTTTGCCATTTGTCACCGATGGTATCGTCATTCATCAAGGAGGAGTTCCCGAAGGGCGTTACTGGCAAGCCAAACCTAGCGATTGGGCCGTTGCCTGGAAATACCCACCGGCTCAGCAGGTAGCCAGAGTGACGGACGTTGAATTTGCCGTAGGTCGTACTGGAAAAATCGCTGTGGTGTTGCTCTTGGAGCCGGTACAGATAGATGACAAATGGGTCCGGCGGGTTAACGTTGGTTCGTTGCCACTGTGGCAGAAGTGGGATATTGCGCCGGGTGATCACGTTGCGATCGGCTTGATGGGGCAAGGTATTCCGCATCTGAATCGTGTCGTTTGGCGGGCGGTAAAACGGGAGCGTCCCATAGCACCAAGGCCCGAGAATTATCATCCGCTGAGCTGCTTTACTCCACAACCCGGTTGTCGTCAGCAGTTTCTGGCACGTTTGGTATGGCTGAGTGGTACTCATGGGTTGGATATAGATGGTCTTAATGAGGCCGGATGGCAATCGTTGATCGCTCAGGGGCTGGTTGATGATTTGCTTGATTGGTTGCTATTAACTCCAGAACAGTTGAACGGTGTGCCGGGTATGGGTAACAAACGTGCGCAGGCTCTTTACCAACAATTTCATCAAGCGCGGCAACAACCCTTTGGGCGTTGGTTAATTGCGCTTGGCGTACCGCTTTCCCCTATTCAGATGGCTGAGATACAGGTGAAAAACTGGCAGCAAATGCAGCAGATAACGCTAAAGAGATGGCAGGAAGTTGCTGGTATTGGGGCTAAAAGAGCCAAGCAGATTCAAAGTTTTCTGCAATCATCGGCCATGCATGAGTTGGTAAACACGTTGGTGGAGCAAGAGATCAACGGCTTCGGTTCGTTACCGAATCATTCCATGATGGTAGGCTATACCGAAAATACGGAAAATGAATGA
- the spoT gene encoding bifunctional GTP diphosphokinase/guanosine-3',5'-bis pyrophosphate 3'-pyrophosphohydrolase, with the protein MYLFESLNLLIQRYLPEEQIKRLKQAYLVARDAHEGQTRSSGEPYITHPVAVACILAEMRLDYETLMAALLHDVIEDTPATYQDMEQLFGKSVAELVEGVSKLDKLKFQDKKEAQAENFRKMIMAMVQDIRVVLIKLADRTHNMRTLGSLRPDKRRRIARETLEIYSPLAHRLGIHHLKTELEELGFEALYPNRYRVIKAVVKAARGNRKEMIQKILSEIEGRLTEAGIPCRVSGREKHLYSIYCKMHLKEQRFHSIMDIYAFRVIVKEVDTCYRVLGQAHSLYKPRPGRVKDYIAIPKANGYQSLHTSLIGPHGVPVEVQIRTEDMDQMAEMGVAAHWAYKEQGETPGTTAQIRAQRWMQSLLELQQSAGSSFEFIESVKSDLFPDEIYVFTPEGRIVELPAGATPVDFAYAVHTDIGHACVGARVDRQPYPLSQSLSSGQTVEIITAPGARPNAAWLNFVVSSKARAKIRQMLKNLKRDDSVSLGRRLLNHALGGSRKLSEVPQENIRHELERMKLATLDDLLAEIGLGNAMSVVIAKNLQGDHSSLGVSSGVRNLAIKGADGVLITFAKCCRPIPGDPIIAHVSPGKGLVIHHESCRNIRGYQKEPEKFMAVEWDTEIEQEFIAEIKVDMLNHQGALANLTAAINAAGSNIQSLNTEEKDGRVYSAFIRLTTRDRVHLANIMRKIRIMPDVIKVNRNRN; encoded by the coding sequence TTGTACCTGTTTGAAAGCCTGAATCTGCTGATTCAACGTTACTTGCCTGAGGAGCAGATTAAACGCCTCAAACAGGCATACCTCGTTGCACGTGATGCTCACGAGGGACAGACACGCTCTAGTGGTGAGCCCTACATTACTCATCCAGTCGCCGTGGCTTGTATTCTGGCAGAAATGCGTCTCGACTATGAGACGCTGATGGCCGCTCTGCTGCACGACGTCATTGAAGACACTCCAGCTACCTATCAGGATATGGAACAGCTGTTTGGTAAAAGCGTTGCCGAACTGGTTGAAGGCGTGTCCAAGCTCGATAAACTAAAATTTCAGGATAAAAAAGAAGCGCAGGCGGAAAATTTCCGCAAAATGATCATGGCGATGGTGCAAGATATCCGCGTCGTTCTGATCAAATTGGCCGACCGCACACATAACATGCGCACTCTCGGTTCGTTGCGCCCTGACAAACGGCGGCGCATCGCGCGCGAAACCCTGGAAATCTACAGCCCGCTAGCGCACCGCTTGGGTATTCATCATCTGAAAACCGAGCTGGAAGAATTGGGTTTTGAGGCGCTCTATCCCAACCGTTACCGGGTGATCAAAGCGGTGGTAAAAGCTGCACGCGGTAACCGTAAGGAGATGATCCAGAAGATTCTTTCCGAGATCGAAGGGCGTTTGACCGAAGCAGGTATTCCTTGCCGCGTCAGCGGAAGGGAAAAACACCTTTATTCCATCTATTGCAAGATGCACCTGAAAGAACAGCGTTTTCATTCAATTATGGATATCTACGCGTTCCGGGTGATCGTAAAAGAAGTCGACACCTGTTACCGGGTGCTGGGTCAGGCACACAGCCTGTATAAACCGCGGCCAGGCCGGGTGAAAGATTATATCGCTATTCCCAAAGCCAACGGCTATCAATCACTGCACACTTCGCTGATCGGCCCACATGGCGTGCCGGTTGAAGTCCAGATCCGTACTGAAGATATGGATCAGATGGCAGAGATGGGGGTTGCCGCGCACTGGGCCTACAAAGAACAGGGTGAGACCCCCGGCACCACCGCACAAATCCGCGCCCAACGCTGGATGCAGAGTTTACTTGAACTGCAACAAAGCGCTGGTAGCTCCTTTGAATTTATCGAAAGCGTAAAATCTGATCTATTCCCAGATGAAATTTACGTTTTCACCCCAGAAGGCCGTATCGTTGAACTGCCTGCGGGTGCCACACCGGTTGACTTCGCTTATGCGGTGCATACCGATATTGGTCACGCCTGCGTTGGTGCTCGCGTTGATCGGCAACCTTACCCATTGTCACAATCGCTAAGCAGTGGCCAGACGGTAGAAATCATTACTGCGCCCGGCGCACGGCCAAATGCCGCCTGGTTGAACTTTGTTGTCAGTTCAAAAGCCCGCGCCAAAATCCGCCAGATGCTGAAAAACCTCAAGCGTGATGATTCTGTCAGCCTGGGCCGCCGTTTGCTCAACCATGCGCTGGGCGGCAGCCGCAAGCTTTCCGAAGTGCCGCAGGAAAATATTCGCCACGAACTGGAACGCATGAAGCTGGCAACGCTGGATGATTTGTTGGCAGAAATTGGCCTTGGCAACGCCATGAGCGTGGTTATTGCGAAGAATTTACAGGGCGATCATTCCAGTTTAGGGGTTTCTTCCGGTGTGCGTAATCTGGCCATCAAAGGGGCTGATGGTGTTCTGATCACCTTCGCCAAATGTTGCCGGCCTATTCCGGGCGATCCGATTATTGCCCATGTCAGCCCAGGCAAAGGCTTGGTGATCCACCATGAATCCTGCCGCAATATTCGTGGTTACCAGAAAGAGCCAGAAAAATTCATGGCTGTTGAGTGGGATACAGAAATCGAGCAGGAATTCATTGCCGAAATCAAAGTAGATATGCTCAACCATCAGGGGGCGCTGGCCAATCTGACGGCCGCTATCAATGCGGCAGGCTCAAACATTCAAAGCCTGAATACCGAAGAGAAAGATGGCCGGGTTTACAGCGCCTTTATTCGCCTGACGACCCGAGACCGCGTCCATTTGGCAAACATTATGCGTAAAATCCGTATCATGCCGGATGTGATCAAAGTTAACCGTAACCGAAACTAG
- the rpoZ gene encoding DNA-directed RNA polymerase subunit omega, translating to MARVTVQDAVEKIGNRFDLVLVAARRARQIQTGGKDALVPEENDKYTVIALREIEEGLINSQILDVRERQEQQEQEAAEIQAVTAIAEGRR from the coding sequence ATGGCACGCGTAACTGTTCAAGACGCTGTAGAGAAAATTGGTAACCGTTTTGACCTGGTGTTGGTCGCTGCTCGTCGGGCACGTCAAATCCAGACCGGTGGTAAAGATGCTCTGGTACCCGAAGAGAACGATAAGTACACCGTTATCGCTCTGCGCGAAATTGAAGAAGGGCTAATCAACAGCCAGATCCTTGATGTACGTGAGCGCCAGGAGCAGCAAGAACAGGAAGCCGCAGAAATTCAGGCGGTGACCGCAATTGCTGAAGGTCGTCGTTAA
- the gmk gene encoding guanylate kinase, translating into MVQGTLYIVSAPSGAGKSSLIQALLKTQPLYDTQVSVSHTTRDSRPGENHGEHYFFVSKDEFRRMIEQDEFLEHAEVFGNYYGTSRAAIELVLSTGVDVFLDIDWQGAQQIRAKMPQSRSIFILPPSKEELGRRLRGRGQDADDVIAKRMAQAVAEMTHYAEYDYLIVNDDFDLALSDLKTIIRAERLRLGRQILRHDALISKLLAD; encoded by the coding sequence ATGGTTCAAGGCACGCTTTATATTGTCTCTGCACCCAGCGGTGCAGGGAAATCAAGCCTGATTCAGGCTTTGTTAAAGACACAACCGTTGTACGACACGCAAGTTTCGGTTTCACACACTACGCGTGATAGCCGCCCGGGCGAAAATCATGGCGAGCATTATTTTTTCGTCTCCAAAGACGAATTTCGCCGTATGATTGAGCAGGATGAATTTCTTGAGCACGCTGAAGTCTTTGGTAACTATTACGGCACGTCACGCGCGGCGATTGAACTGGTGCTCTCAACCGGTGTTGATGTCTTTCTTGATATCGATTGGCAGGGGGCACAACAGATCCGCGCCAAAATGCCCCAATCACGCAGCATCTTTATTCTGCCGCCGTCGAAGGAAGAATTAGGCCGCCGCCTGCGGGGGCGCGGGCAAGATGCAGACGACGTGATCGCTAAACGCATGGCGCAAGCCGTTGCAGAAATGACACACTATGCGGAGTATGATTATTTAATCGTGAATGATGATTTCGATCTGGCTTTGTCCGATCTGAAAACCATTATTCGCGCCGAACGTTTGCGTTTGGGCCGCCAAATACTGCGGCATGACGCTTTAATCAGCAAACTATTGGCAGACTGA
- the trmH gene encoding tRNA (guanosine(18)-2'-O)-methyltransferase TrmH — MSPERYARICEMLATRQPDLTVCLEQVHKPHNVSAIIRTADAVGVHQVHAVWPTTRMRTLVSSAAGSNSWVSVRTHRTITDAVTHMKNQGMQILATHLSARAIDFREVDYTRPTCVLLGQEKTGITKEALALADQDIIIPMIGMVQSLNVSVASALILYEAQRQRQNAGMYRREYGALDEEERQRLLFEGGYPVLANVAKRKGLPRPHIDEQGQVVADAEWWATMQATTVRQ, encoded by the coding sequence ATGAGCCCTGAACGCTATGCACGAATTTGTGAAATGCTGGCCACTCGGCAGCCCGATCTGACGGTCTGCCTGGAACAGGTGCACAAACCTCATAACGTTTCTGCCATTATCCGCACCGCTGACGCTGTTGGTGTGCATCAGGTACATGCGGTCTGGCCAACCACGCGAATGCGTACGTTGGTTTCTTCCGCCGCAGGGAGCAACAGTTGGGTGAGCGTCAGAACCCACCGCACGATTACCGATGCCGTTACCCATATGAAAAACCAGGGGATGCAAATTCTGGCTACCCACCTTTCCGCACGTGCCATCGATTTTCGAGAAGTGGATTATACCCGCCCCACTTGCGTGCTGCTGGGGCAAGAGAAAACCGGCATTACCAAAGAAGCTCTGGCCTTGGCCGATCAAGACATCATTATCCCCATGATCGGTATGGTGCAATCACTTAATGTTTCTGTAGCTTCAGCTTTAATTTTGTATGAAGCCCAACGTCAGCGGCAAAATGCAGGCATGTATCGCCGTGAATACGGTGCTCTGGACGAAGAAGAACGGCAACGCCTGCTGTTTGAGGGGGGTTATCCGGTGTTAGCCAATGTGGCCAAGCGCAAAGGGCTACCCCGCCCGCATATTGATGAACAAGGCCAAGTGGTCGCTGACGCCGAATGGTGGGCAACCATGCAGGCAACCACGGTACGCCAATGA